One Gloeothece verrucosa PCC 7822 DNA window includes the following coding sequences:
- a CDS encoding aldo/keto reductase — protein MEKRQLGNSDIYITPILMGTWQAGKWMWVGIEDEETIKSIRAAFEAGITTIDTAEVYGEGHSEKIVAQALSDVREQVVYASKVFANHLKYDQVIKACEGSLKNLNTDYIDLYQIHWPAGSFNSEIVPIEETMSALNHLKEQGKIRAIGVSNFSRTQLEEAMQYGRIDSLQPPYSLFWRQVEQDAVPYCIEQNISILAYSSLAQGLLTGKFGPDHQFAPGDHRAKNKLFQGENYQRAQKALDQMRPIAERYGCSLANLALAWLIAQPQTNAIAGARNAEQAQGNAKAADVQLSPEDIKEIDRIGRQVTDHLDNDPVMWNW, from the coding sequence ATGGAAAAACGACAACTCGGTAACTCAGATATCTACATAACCCCTATTTTGATGGGAACTTGGCAAGCCGGGAAATGGATGTGGGTTGGTATTGAAGACGAAGAAACCATTAAATCTATACGCGCCGCATTTGAAGCCGGAATTACCACCATTGACACAGCAGAAGTCTATGGAGAGGGACACTCAGAGAAAATTGTTGCTCAAGCGCTTTCTGATGTACGCGAACAAGTGGTCTATGCTTCAAAAGTCTTTGCTAACCATCTCAAATATGACCAAGTGATCAAAGCTTGTGAAGGTTCTCTAAAAAACTTAAACACCGACTATATTGATCTCTATCAAATTCATTGGCCTGCTGGTTCTTTTAACTCAGAAATTGTCCCCATCGAAGAAACCATGAGCGCCCTTAACCATCTTAAAGAACAAGGCAAAATTCGCGCCATTGGTGTCTCAAATTTTTCTCGAACTCAACTCGAAGAAGCCATGCAATATGGGCGTATTGATAGCCTACAGCCGCCCTATTCCCTCTTCTGGCGGCAAGTTGAACAGGATGCTGTGCCCTACTGTATAGAGCAAAATATCTCAATTTTAGCCTATTCTTCTCTGGCTCAAGGATTGCTAACCGGTAAATTTGGACCCGATCACCAATTTGCGCCAGGAGATCATCGGGCAAAAAATAAGCTATTTCAAGGGGAAAACTATCAACGCGCCCAAAAAGCCTTAGATCAAATGCGTCCTATTGCCGAGCGTTATGGATGTAGTTTAGCAAACTTAGCCCTAGCTTGGTTAATTGCTCAACCCCAAACTAATGCCATCGCCGGGGCACGCAATGCCGAACAAGCACAAGGAAACGCTAAAGCCGCAGATGTGCAACTTTCACCTGAAGATATTAAAGAAATAGATCGAATTGGACGACAAGTCACCGATCATTTAGATAATGATCCGGTGATGTGGAACTGGTAA
- a CDS encoding antibiotic biosynthesis monooxygenase family protein, whose translation MPTIAIHNEVITVIIIFSVEPQQQQELIDVIAEFLATVKQQPGFVSASIHKSLDGVKVANYAQWKTREDYQAFLNNTEVQAKAAKLREFNPPDIHIYEVVLSQSKIGTPTISKGGYIAHFAQFKLTPDNQPRMLELAAENIGKAMQLPGLVSANFHRSLDGTRVINYGQWLNADAIEELKKQPGFASDAPYWEGIADNEHHLYEVVLTEPVD comes from the coding sequence ATGCCGACAATTGCTATCCATAATGAAGTTATTACCGTGATCATTATTTTTTCCGTCGAGCCTCAACAACAGCAAGAATTAATCGATGTAATTGCAGAATTTTTAGCCACCGTAAAACAACAGCCCGGTTTTGTATCGGCGAGTATCCATAAAAGCCTAGATGGGGTCAAGGTTGCTAACTACGCTCAGTGGAAAACTCGAGAAGATTATCAAGCTTTCCTCAATAATACAGAAGTCCAAGCTAAAGCCGCTAAACTTAGAGAGTTTAACCCGCCAGATATTCATATTTATGAGGTAGTTTTATCCCAATCAAAAATCGGGACTCCGACCATTTCAAAAGGCGGTTATATCGCTCACTTTGCCCAATTTAAACTCACGCCAGATAATCAACCTCGTATGCTAGAATTAGCAGCCGAAAATATCGGCAAAGCAATGCAATTACCCGGATTAGTATCAGCTAATTTTCATCGAAGTCTTGACGGAACTCGCGTGATCAATTACGGACAATGGCTTAATGCTGATGCTATCGAAGAACTGAAAAAACAACCCGGATTTGCTTCTGATGCTCCTTATTGGGAAGGAATTGCTGATAATGAACATCATCTTTATGAGGTGGTCTTGACAGAACCAGTTGATTAA
- a CDS encoding NAD(P)-dependent oxidoreductase: MTKQLAFLGLGVMGAPMTANLVRQGYTVKGWNRTFNRPGVEIAQNAGAIIVSSIQEAVETADIVFTCVGDVPDVEEVILGEQGVVNFAQPNTLIVDFSTIGSKAAIKIGEELKKHNLRFMDAPISGGDIGAQKGTLTIMVGGNEKDFQECFPYFEAMGKTIRLCGPVGSGQAVKLCNQVLVSGYMVALCEAIEMAKKQGIDPNLMIEVCSTGAAGSWALANLGPKITASDYNPGFMIKHILKDLRLVKETLNGELDQIPGVELAARLFQIVAEMDNGEGANLGTQGMIRAYQKP; this comes from the coding sequence ATGACCAAACAACTTGCATTTTTAGGACTTGGGGTAATGGGCGCTCCCATGACAGCAAATTTAGTTCGTCAAGGTTATACTGTCAAAGGGTGGAATCGTACTTTTAACCGTCCCGGGGTAGAAATTGCTCAAAATGCAGGTGCTATTATCGTCTCTTCTATCCAGGAAGCGGTAGAAACTGCCGATATTGTCTTTACTTGTGTTGGAGATGTTCCTGATGTGGAAGAAGTGATTTTAGGAGAGCAAGGAGTCGTTAACTTCGCTCAACCTAATACATTAATTGTAGATTTTAGTACCATCGGCAGCAAAGCAGCCATTAAGATAGGAGAAGAATTAAAAAAGCATAATCTTCGCTTTATGGATGCGCCTATTTCAGGAGGAGATATCGGGGCCCAAAAAGGAACTCTTACCATTATGGTAGGAGGAAATGAAAAAGATTTCCAAGAATGTTTTCCCTACTTTGAAGCAATGGGAAAAACGATCCGTTTGTGTGGCCCTGTGGGGAGTGGACAAGCAGTAAAATTATGTAATCAAGTCTTAGTTTCGGGTTACATGGTGGCTTTATGTGAAGCGATAGAAATGGCAAAAAAACAGGGAATTGACCCCAATTTAATGATAGAAGTGTGTAGTACCGGGGCTGCCGGTTCTTGGGCATTAGCGAATTTAGGGCCTAAAATTACGGCTTCTGATTATAACCCGGGTTTTATGATTAAACATATCCTAAAAGACCTGCGATTAGTTAAGGAAACCCTAAACGGAGAATTAGATCAAATACCCGGAGTAGAATTAGCCGCTCGTCTATTTCAAATCGTAGCAGAAATGGACAACGGTGAAGGGGCAAATCTGGGAACTCAAGGAATGATTAGAGCTTATCAAAAACCTTAA